In one window of Burkholderia cenocepacia DNA:
- a CDS encoding EAL domain-containing protein, protein MIPPTIPELVSRAGQLPYLREHLALAEGGTACANLPERTLASAYEPIYDVTMPGAPQSTSFADAIERYGDELGFQAVTLVTGAQHDPVDAAVDDQTLVAIDRLSRALHAINFFGAQRHGLLFLRVHERLLKSVKYDHGKHFSSVLQRFGLPPERIVIELPAVAVAHKTFLGYLTRSYQHHGFKVADKLPDPGRILAVESDMARPDYIKMDAGIALRDGMVKALVAYAQRVRIPLIFDGVVDETQCELLRQHDVRFMQGPVFAKVVTA, encoded by the coding sequence ATGATTCCGCCTACCATCCCCGAGCTGGTCAGCCGTGCCGGGCAACTGCCGTATCTGCGGGAACACCTCGCGCTTGCCGAAGGCGGCACCGCGTGCGCGAATCTGCCGGAGCGCACGCTCGCCAGCGCGTACGAGCCGATCTACGACGTGACGATGCCCGGCGCGCCGCAATCGACGTCGTTCGCCGACGCGATCGAGCGCTACGGCGACGAGCTCGGCTTCCAGGCCGTCACGCTCGTCACCGGCGCGCAGCACGACCCGGTCGACGCGGCCGTCGACGACCAGACGCTGGTCGCGATCGACCGCCTGTCGCGCGCGCTGCACGCGATCAATTTCTTCGGGGCGCAGCGTCACGGGCTGCTGTTCCTGCGCGTGCACGAGCGGCTGCTCAAGAGCGTGAAGTACGACCACGGCAAGCATTTCTCGTCGGTGCTGCAGCGCTTCGGGCTGCCGCCCGAGCGGATCGTGATCGAGCTGCCGGCGGTCGCGGTCGCCCACAAGACGTTCCTCGGCTACCTGACGCGCAGCTATCAGCATCACGGCTTCAAGGTCGCGGACAAGCTGCCCGATCCGGGCCGCATCCTCGCGGTCGAATCGGACATGGCGCGCCCCGACTACATCAAGATGGATGCGGGCATCGCGTTGCGCGACGGGATGGTCAAGGCGCTCGTCGCCTACGCGCAGCGCGTGCGGATTCCGCTGATCTTCGACGGCGTGGTCGACGAGACGCAGTGCGAGTTGCTGCGCCAGCACGACGTGCGGTTCATGCAGGGGCCGGTGTTCGCGAAGGTCGTGACGGCCTGA
- a CDS encoding FAD-dependent oxidoreductase, translated as MATMSIDYQTLKFEYRARAHDAAVHPVIVVGAGPVGLAAAIDLAQQGVPVVLLDDDDTLSTGSRAICFAKRTLEIFDRLGCGERFVDKGVSWHVGKVFLQDEQLYAFDLLPEEGHARPAFINLQQYYVEGYLADRAFELPNIDIRWKHKVTGVDQSAEHAVLTIETPDGVATLRAQYVIAADGSRSPMRTMMGLESRGRTFKDRFLIADVKMKAEFPTERWFWFDPPFHRNQSVLLHRQPDNVWRIDFQLGWDADPVAEKQPERVIPRVRALLGADVEFELEWVSVYTFRCQRMDTFRHGRVLFAGDSAHGVSPFGARGANSGVQDADNLAWKLKLVLDGRAHDRLLDTYASEREFAADENIRNSTRSTDFITPKSAVSRVFRDATLKLARDCEFARKLVNSGRLSVPAVLADSPLNTPDRGGDAFGCAMRPGAAAADAPVRAQGASGWLLQHLRGGFTGVLFGLPGDAAALAQAVDGLAPTVRPVLVVPAGHAQPAAGVDVVEDVDGLAAQRYDAQPGTFYLLRPDQHVCARTRTLDRQAIADALARASCAR; from the coding sequence ATGGCGACCATGAGCATCGATTACCAGACGCTGAAGTTCGAGTACCGCGCCCGCGCGCACGACGCGGCCGTCCACCCGGTGATCGTCGTCGGCGCGGGCCCGGTGGGCCTGGCCGCCGCGATCGACCTCGCGCAGCAGGGCGTGCCGGTCGTGCTGCTCGACGACGACGACACGCTGTCGACCGGCTCGCGCGCGATCTGCTTCGCCAAGCGCACGCTCGAGATCTTCGACCGGCTCGGCTGCGGCGAGCGCTTCGTCGACAAGGGCGTGAGCTGGCACGTCGGCAAGGTGTTCCTGCAGGACGAGCAGCTTTACGCGTTCGACCTGCTGCCCGAGGAGGGGCATGCGCGCCCGGCGTTCATCAACCTGCAGCAGTACTACGTAGAAGGCTATCTGGCCGACCGCGCATTCGAGCTGCCGAACATCGATATCCGCTGGAAGCACAAGGTGACGGGCGTCGACCAGTCGGCCGAACACGCGGTGCTGACGATCGAGACGCCGGACGGCGTCGCGACGCTGCGCGCGCAGTACGTGATCGCGGCCGACGGCTCGCGCAGCCCGATGCGCACGATGATGGGTCTCGAAAGCCGCGGCCGCACGTTCAAGGACCGTTTCCTGATCGCCGACGTGAAGATGAAGGCGGAGTTTCCGACCGAGCGTTGGTTCTGGTTCGACCCGCCGTTTCACCGCAACCAGTCGGTGCTGCTGCACCGCCAGCCGGACAACGTGTGGCGCATCGACTTCCAGCTCGGCTGGGATGCCGACCCGGTCGCCGAGAAGCAGCCGGAGCGCGTGATTCCGCGTGTGCGCGCGCTGCTCGGCGCGGACGTCGAGTTCGAGCTCGAGTGGGTGAGCGTCTATACGTTCCGCTGCCAGCGGATGGACACGTTCCGCCACGGCCGCGTGCTGTTCGCGGGCGATTCCGCACACGGCGTGTCGCCGTTCGGCGCGCGCGGCGCGAACAGCGGCGTGCAGGACGCGGACAACCTCGCGTGGAAGCTGAAACTGGTGCTCGACGGCCGTGCGCACGACCGCCTGCTCGACACCTATGCGAGCGAGCGCGAGTTCGCAGCGGACGAGAACATCCGCAACTCGACGCGCTCGACCGATTTCATCACGCCGAAAAGCGCGGTGTCGCGCGTGTTCCGCGATGCGACGCTGAAGCTCGCGCGCGACTGCGAGTTCGCGCGCAAGCTGGTGAACAGCGGCCGCCTGTCGGTGCCGGCCGTGCTGGCCGATTCGCCGCTCAACACGCCGGACCGCGGCGGCGACGCATTCGGGTGCGCGATGCGGCCCGGCGCGGCGGCGGCCGATGCACCGGTGCGCGCGCAAGGCGCGTCGGGCTGGCTGCTGCAGCATCTGCGCGGCGGCTTCACCGGCGTGCTGTTCGGATTGCCGGGCGACGCGGCCGCGCTCGCGCAGGCCGTCGACGGTCTCGCGCCGACGGTGCGGCCGGTGCTCGTCGTGCCGGCCGGGCACGCGCAGCCGGCGGCCGGTGTCGACGTCGTGGAAGACGTCGACGGGCTCGCCGCGCAGCGCTACGACGCGCAGCCCGGCACGTTCTACCTGCTGCGTCCCGACCAGCACGTCTGCGCACGCACGCGCACGCTCGACCGTCAGGCGATCGCCGACGCACTGGCGCGCGCGAGCTGCGCACGCTGA
- a CDS encoding DUF2783 domain-containing protein → MPSLDTRPRLADPDAFYEALIDMHRDLSDADSQLVNAKLILLLANQVGDADVLREAMALARQGVTPPVHPAAEVAR, encoded by the coding sequence ATGCCCTCACTCGACACCCGCCCGCGCCTGGCCGATCCCGATGCGTTCTACGAAGCGCTGATCGACATGCATCGCGACCTGTCGGACGCCGACAGCCAGCTCGTCAATGCGAAGCTGATCCTGTTGCTCGCGAACCAGGTCGGCGACGCCGACGTGCTGCGCGAAGCGATGGCGCTCGCGCGCCAGGGCGTGACGCCGCCCGTGCATCCGGCCGCGGAGGTGGCGCGATGA
- a CDS encoding MFS transporter, translated as MSATADTRVLEVERVIDETHRPGFHWMLLALCGLCLVIDGFDAQAMGYVAPSVIAEWGVPKQALGPVFSASLFGMLLGALGLSVLADRIGRRPVLIGSTLFFAVTMLATPFAGSIPVLMALRFVTGLGLGCIMPNAMALVGEFSPAAHRVKRMMIVSCGFTLGAALGGFISAALIPALGWRSVFFVGGAVPLVLTVAMLARLPESLQFLVLKGRVAQARDWLARFAPEAGIDANTRLVVRERAASGAPVAELFRHGRLPVTLLLWAISFMNLIDLYFLSNWLPTVMREAGYSPGTAVIVGTVLQTGGVIGTLSLGWFIERYGFVRVLFACFACAAVSVGLIGSVAHALPWLLVVVFAGGFCVVGGQPAVNALAGQYYPTSLRSTGIGWSLGIGRIGSVLGPLVGGQLIALNWSNGALFHAAAVPVLCSALFVLGLAGVTRRSAAQAPNAALN; from the coding sequence ATGAGCGCGACGGCCGATACGCGCGTGCTCGAAGTCGAGCGCGTGATCGACGAGACCCATCGCCCGGGTTTTCACTGGATGCTGCTCGCGCTGTGCGGGCTGTGCCTCGTGATCGACGGGTTCGACGCGCAGGCGATGGGCTACGTCGCGCCGAGCGTGATCGCCGAATGGGGCGTGCCGAAGCAGGCGCTCGGGCCCGTGTTCAGCGCGAGCCTGTTCGGGATGCTGCTCGGCGCGCTCGGGCTGTCGGTGCTGGCCGACCGGATCGGGCGGCGCCCGGTGCTGATCGGCTCGACGCTGTTTTTCGCGGTGACGATGCTCGCGACGCCGTTCGCCGGCTCGATCCCCGTGCTGATGGCGCTGCGCTTCGTCACGGGGCTCGGCCTCGGCTGCATCATGCCGAACGCGATGGCGCTGGTCGGCGAGTTCAGCCCGGCCGCGCATCGCGTGAAGCGGATGATGATCGTGTCGTGCGGCTTCACGCTCGGCGCGGCGCTCGGCGGCTTCATCAGCGCGGCGCTGATTCCGGCGCTCGGCTGGCGTTCGGTGTTCTTCGTCGGCGGCGCGGTGCCGCTCGTGCTGACGGTGGCGATGCTCGCGCGGCTGCCCGAATCGCTGCAGTTCCTGGTGCTGAAAGGGCGCGTCGCGCAGGCGCGCGACTGGCTCGCGCGGTTCGCGCCGGAAGCCGGCATCGATGCGAATACGCGGCTCGTCGTGCGCGAACGCGCGGCGAGCGGCGCGCCGGTGGCCGAACTGTTCCGCCATGGCCGCCTGCCGGTCACGCTGCTGCTGTGGGCGATCAGCTTCATGAACCTGATCGATCTGTACTTCCTGTCGAACTGGCTGCCGACCGTGATGCGCGAGGCCGGCTATTCGCCGGGCACGGCGGTGATCGTCGGCACGGTGCTGCAGACGGGCGGCGTGATCGGCACGCTGTCGCTCGGCTGGTTCATCGAACGTTACGGCTTCGTGCGCGTGCTGTTCGCCTGCTTCGCGTGCGCGGCCGTGTCGGTGGGGCTGATCGGCTCGGTCGCGCATGCGCTGCCGTGGCTACTGGTGGTCGTGTTCGCGGGCGGGTTCTGCGTGGTCGGCGGGCAGCCGGCCGTGAACGCGCTCGCGGGCCAGTATTACCCGACGTCGCTGCGCTCGACGGGCATCGGCTGGAGCCTCGGCATCGGCCGGATCGGCTCGGTGCTCGGGCCGCTCGTCGGCGGGCAACTGATTGCGCTCAACTGGTCCAACGGCGCGCTGTTCCACGCGGCCGCGGTGCCCGTGCTGTGCTCGGCGCTGTTCGTGCTCGGCCTTGCGGGCGTCACGCGCCGCAGCGCTGCGCAGGCGCCGAACGCCGCCCTGAATTGA
- the hmgA gene encoding homogentisate 1,2-dioxygenase produces MTLDLSKPATAGYLSGFANEFATEALPGALPHGRNSPQRAPYGLYAEQLSGTAFTAPRGHNRRSWLYRIRPAAVHRPFEPYAGAQRLVSEFGDSADVPPTPPNQLRWDPLPMPVEPTDFVDGLVTMAGNGSAAAMNGCAIHLYAANRSMQDRFFYSADGELLIVPQQGRLFIATEFGRLDVEPFEIAVIPRGVRFTVALPDGDACGYICENFGALLRLPDLGPIGSNGLANPRDFLTPQAAYEDREGAFELIAKLNGRLWRADIGHSPLDVVAWHGNYAPYKYDLRLFNTIGSISFDHPDPSIFLVLQAQSDTPGVDTIDFVIFPPRWLAAEDTFRPPWFHRNVASEFMGLVHGAYDAKAEGFVPGGASLHNCMSGHGPDADTFEKASASDTTKPHKVDATMAFMFETRTLIRPTRYALDTAQLQADYFECWQGIKKHFNPEQK; encoded by the coding sequence ATGACGCTTGACCTGTCGAAACCGGCGACCGCCGGCTACCTGAGCGGTTTCGCGAACGAATTCGCGACCGAGGCGCTGCCCGGTGCGCTGCCGCACGGCCGCAACTCGCCGCAGCGTGCGCCGTACGGACTGTACGCGGAGCAGCTGTCGGGCACCGCGTTCACCGCGCCGCGCGGCCACAACCGCCGCTCGTGGCTGTACCGGATTCGCCCGGCCGCCGTGCACCGGCCGTTCGAGCCGTATGCGGGCGCGCAGCGGCTCGTGTCGGAATTCGGCGATTCGGCCGACGTGCCGCCGACGCCGCCGAACCAGCTGCGCTGGGACCCGCTGCCGATGCCGGTCGAGCCGACCGATTTCGTCGACGGTCTCGTGACGATGGCCGGCAACGGGTCGGCCGCCGCGATGAACGGCTGCGCGATCCACCTGTATGCGGCGAACCGCTCGATGCAGGACCGCTTCTTCTACAGCGCGGACGGCGAGCTGCTGATCGTGCCGCAGCAGGGGCGGCTGTTCATCGCGACCGAATTCGGCCGGCTCGACGTCGAGCCGTTCGAGATCGCGGTGATTCCGCGCGGCGTGCGTTTTACCGTCGCGCTGCCGGACGGCGATGCGTGCGGCTATATCTGCGAGAACTTCGGCGCGCTGCTGCGCCTGCCGGATCTCGGCCCGATCGGCTCGAACGGGCTCGCGAACCCGCGCGATTTCCTGACGCCGCAGGCCGCGTACGAGGATCGCGAAGGCGCATTCGAGCTGATTGCGAAGCTGAACGGCCGGCTCTGGCGCGCGGACATCGGCCATTCGCCGCTCGACGTCGTCGCGTGGCACGGCAACTACGCACCGTATAAGTACGATCTGCGGCTGTTCAACACGATCGGCTCGATCAGCTTCGACCATCCCGATCCGTCGATCTTCCTCGTGCTGCAGGCGCAGAGCGACACGCCGGGCGTCGACACGATCGACTTCGTGATCTTCCCGCCGCGCTGGCTCGCGGCCGAGGATACGTTCCGCCCGCCGTGGTTCCACCGCAACGTCGCGAGCGAGTTCATGGGGCTCGTGCACGGCGCGTACGACGCGAAGGCCGAAGGCTTCGTGCCGGGCGGCGCGAGCCTGCACAACTGCATGTCGGGCCACGGGCCCGATGCGGACACGTTCGAGAAGGCGTCCGCGAGCGACACGACGAAGCCGCACAAGGTCGACGCGACGATGGCGTTCATGTTCGAAACCCGCACGCTGATCCGGCCGACGCGCTACGCGCTCGACACGGCGCAGCTGCAGGCCGACTACTTCGAATGCTGGCAAGGCATCAAGAAACACTTCAATCCGGAGCAAAAGTGA
- the fahA gene encoding fumarylacetoacetase: MSDIQDWRATLDPARKSWIDTANDPACDFPIQNLPFGVFSDAKQGVRRAGVALGDQIVDLAALARAGLVTLPAGADVFAAPTLNAFIALGRDAWRSVRSQLSALFSRDNATLRDDATLRAQVLVAQRDATLHLPVEIPGYTDFYSSKEHATNVGSMFRDPKNALLPNWSEMPIGYNGRASSVVVSGTPVRRPNGQLKLADQERPVFGACRKLDIELETGFIVGKGNALGEPIACEDAEAHIFGMVLLNDWSARDIQQWEYVPLGPFNSKGFATTISPWIVTLDALEPFRVAQPEQSPQPLAYLRHAGKHAFDIALEVTLRAEGAAEATSICRTNFKHMYWTMAQQLAHHTVAGCNTRVGDLMGSGTISGPTKDSFGSLLELTWNGKEPVALNGGGSRTFIEDGDELTLAGWCQGEGYRVGFGACAGKILPARSV, encoded by the coding sequence GTGAGCGATATCCAAGACTGGCGCGCGACGCTCGATCCGGCTCGCAAGAGCTGGATCGACACGGCGAACGATCCCGCGTGCGATTTCCCGATCCAGAACCTGCCGTTCGGCGTCTTCAGCGATGCGAAGCAGGGCGTGCGCCGTGCCGGCGTCGCACTGGGCGACCAGATCGTCGATCTCGCCGCGCTCGCGCGTGCGGGCCTCGTGACGCTGCCGGCCGGCGCCGATGTGTTCGCCGCACCGACGCTCAACGCGTTCATCGCGCTCGGCCGCGATGCATGGCGCAGCGTACGCTCGCAGCTGTCGGCGCTGTTCTCGCGCGACAACGCGACGCTGCGTGACGATGCGACGCTGCGCGCGCAGGTACTCGTCGCGCAGCGCGACGCGACGCTGCATCTGCCGGTCGAGATTCCCGGCTACACCGATTTCTATTCGTCGAAGGAGCACGCGACCAACGTCGGCTCGATGTTCCGTGATCCGAAGAATGCGCTGCTGCCGAACTGGTCGGAGATGCCGATCGGCTACAACGGCCGCGCGTCGTCGGTGGTCGTGAGCGGCACGCCGGTGCGGCGCCCGAACGGGCAACTGAAGCTGGCCGACCAGGAGCGTCCGGTGTTCGGCGCGTGCCGCAAGCTCGACATCGAACTGGAGACGGGCTTCATCGTCGGCAAGGGCAACGCGCTCGGCGAGCCGATCGCGTGCGAGGACGCGGAAGCGCATATCTTCGGGATGGTGCTGCTGAACGACTGGAGCGCGCGCGATATCCAGCAGTGGGAATACGTGCCGCTCGGGCCGTTCAATTCGAAAGGCTTCGCGACGACGATCTCGCCGTGGATCGTCACGCTCGACGCGCTCGAACCGTTCCGCGTCGCGCAGCCCGAGCAGTCGCCGCAGCCGCTCGCGTATCTGCGGCATGCGGGCAAGCATGCGTTCGATATCGCGCTGGAAGTGACGCTGCGCGCCGAGGGCGCAGCCGAGGCCACGTCGATCTGCCGCACCAACTTCAAGCACATGTACTGGACGATGGCGCAGCAACTCGCGCATCACACGGTGGCCGGCTGCAACACGCGCGTGGGCGACCTGATGGGCTCGGGTACGATCAGCGGGCCGACCAAGGATTCGTTCGGCAGCCTGCTCGAACTGACGTGGAACGGCAAGGAGCCGGTCGCGCTGAACGGTGGCGGCAGCCGCACGTTCATCGAGGACGGCGACGAGCTGACGCTCGCGGGCTGGTGCCAGGGCGAGGGGTATCGCGTCGGCTTCGGTGCGTGTGCGGGCAAGATTTTGCCGGCGCGCAGCGTGTGA
- a CDS encoding MFS transporter — protein sequence MKAILNRDFLALILSVAVVGLGTGATLPLTALALTEAGHGTNVVGMLTAAQALGGLAIVPFVTALARHIGARRAIVVSVVLLAAATTLMQFTSNLILWGVLRVLCGAALMLLFTIGEAWVNQLADDSTRGRVVAIYATNFTLFQMAGPVLVSQIAGAPSIRFALCGALFLLALPTLATIRRAPLAGDDAHHAAHDSWLAVLPRMPALIIGTGFFALFDTLALSLLPLYAMDHGVASATAVLLASIMLFGDTAMQFPIGWLADKLGRERVHLGAGWIVLAGLPLLPFVIANPWLCWPLLFVLGAAAGSIYTLSLVACGERFRGAALVTASSLVSASWSAASFGGPLVAGALMEQLGSNALIGVLVACVAAFVVAALWERRAAVQRAV from the coding sequence ATGAAAGCCATTCTCAATCGCGATTTCCTCGCGCTGATCCTGAGCGTCGCGGTCGTCGGCCTCGGGACCGGCGCCACGCTGCCGCTCACCGCGCTCGCACTGACCGAAGCCGGGCACGGCACCAACGTCGTCGGCATGCTGACCGCTGCGCAGGCGCTCGGCGGCCTCGCGATCGTCCCGTTCGTCACCGCGCTCGCACGGCACATCGGCGCGCGCCGCGCGATCGTCGTGTCGGTCGTGCTGCTCGCGGCGGCCACCACGCTGATGCAGTTCACGTCGAACCTGATCCTGTGGGGCGTGCTGCGCGTGCTGTGCGGCGCCGCGCTGATGCTGCTGTTCACGATCGGCGAAGCATGGGTGAACCAGCTCGCCGACGATTCGACACGCGGCCGCGTCGTCGCGATCTACGCGACCAATTTCACGTTGTTTCAGATGGCCGGCCCCGTGCTCGTCAGCCAGATCGCCGGCGCGCCCAGCATCCGCTTCGCGCTGTGCGGCGCGCTGTTCCTGCTCGCGCTGCCGACGCTCGCGACGATCCGCCGTGCGCCGCTCGCCGGCGACGACGCGCATCACGCAGCGCACGACAGCTGGCTCGCGGTGCTGCCGCGCATGCCCGCGCTGATCATCGGCACCGGCTTCTTCGCGCTGTTCGACACGCTCGCGCTGTCGCTGCTGCCGCTCTACGCGATGGATCACGGCGTCGCGAGCGCGACCGCCGTGCTGCTCGCGTCGATCATGCTGTTCGGCGATACCGCGATGCAGTTCCCGATCGGCTGGCTCGCGGACAAGCTCGGCCGCGAACGCGTGCACCTCGGCGCCGGCTGGATCGTGCTGGCCGGCCTGCCGCTGCTGCCGTTCGTGATCGCGAATCCGTGGCTGTGCTGGCCGTTGCTGTTCGTGCTCGGCGCGGCGGCCGGCAGCATCTATACGCTGTCGCTCGTCGCGTGCGGCGAACGGTTCCGCGGCGCGGCGCTCGTCACCGCGAGTTCGCTCGTGTCGGCGTCGTGGAGCGCTGCGAGCTTTGGCGGCCCGCTGGTGGCGGGCGCGTTGATGGAGCAACTGGGCAGCAACGCGCTCATCGGCGTGCTGGTCGCCTGTGTCGCCGCGTTCGTCGTGGCGGCGCTGTGGGAGCGCCGCGCCGCGGTGCAACGCGCGGTCTGA
- a CDS encoding MFS transporter gives MPLPLFALAVAAFGIGTTEFVIMGLLPNVAHDLGVSIPAAGMLVSGYALGVTIGAPILAIVTAKMPRKRALMGLIGLFIAGNLFCAIAPGYAVLMAARVVTAFCHGAFFGIGSVVASNLVAPNRRAQAIALMFTGLTLANVLGVPLGTALGQAFGWRATFWAVTGIGIAAAAALAVCLPKNLAMPDTSITREFSVLKHPQVLMVLGISVLASASLFSVFTYITPILEDVTGFSPRQVTYVLLLFGLGLTVGGTLGGKLADWRRMPSLIATLALIGIVLALFAGTMHLPFAALATIFVWGILAFAIVPPLQIMIVDRASDAPNLASTLNQGAFNLGNATGAWLGGMAIGSGVSLVSLPWVGVAMAIAALALTLWSASLERRPVVVPTEYV, from the coding sequence ATGCCCCTGCCTCTTTTCGCCCTTGCCGTCGCCGCATTTGGAATCGGTACCACCGAATTCGTGATCATGGGGCTGCTGCCCAATGTCGCGCACGACCTCGGCGTGTCGATTCCGGCCGCCGGGATGCTCGTGTCGGGCTACGCGCTCGGCGTGACGATCGGCGCGCCGATCCTCGCGATCGTCACCGCGAAGATGCCGCGCAAGCGTGCGCTGATGGGCCTGATCGGGCTGTTCATCGCCGGCAACCTGTTCTGCGCGATCGCGCCCGGCTACGCGGTGCTGATGGCCGCGCGCGTCGTCACCGCGTTCTGCCACGGTGCGTTCTTCGGGATCGGCTCGGTGGTCGCGAGCAACCTCGTCGCACCGAACCGCCGCGCACAGGCGATCGCACTGATGTTCACCGGCCTCACGCTCGCGAACGTGCTCGGCGTGCCGCTCGGCACCGCGCTCGGCCAGGCGTTCGGCTGGCGCGCGACGTTCTGGGCCGTCACCGGCATCGGCATCGCCGCGGCCGCCGCGCTCGCAGTGTGCCTGCCGAAGAACCTCGCGATGCCCGACACCAGCATCACGCGCGAATTCAGCGTGCTGAAGCACCCGCAGGTGCTGATGGTGCTCGGCATCAGCGTGCTCGCGTCCGCGAGCCTGTTCAGCGTGTTCACGTACATCACGCCGATCCTCGAGGACGTGACGGGCTTCTCGCCGCGCCAGGTCACCTACGTGCTGCTGCTGTTCGGCCTCGGCCTGACCGTCGGCGGCACGCTCGGCGGCAAGCTCGCCGACTGGCGCCGGATGCCGTCGCTGATCGCGACGCTCGCGCTGATCGGCATCGTCCTCGCGCTGTTCGCGGGCACGATGCATCTGCCGTTCGCCGCGCTCGCGACGATCTTCGTGTGGGGCATCCTCGCGTTCGCGATCGTGCCGCCACTGCAGATCATGATCGTCGATCGCGCGAGCGACGCGCCGAACCTCGCGTCGACGCTCAATCAGGGCGCGTTCAACCTCGGCAACGCGACCGGCGCGTGGCTCGGCGGGATGGCGATCGGCTCGGGCGTGTCGCTCGTGAGCCTGCCGTGGGTCGGCGTCGCGATGGCGATCGCCGCGCTCGCGCTCACGCTGTGGTCGGCGTCGCTCGAACGCCGCCCGGTGGTCGTGCCGACCGAGTACGTGTGA
- the bluB gene encoding 5,6-dimethylbenzimidazole synthase, whose translation MRFDDSDIAAVYRAIFERRDMRHFTPAPVDPAVLARLLRAAHHAPSVGFMQPWRFIRITDPALRTSIHALVEAERRATADALGERQDEFMRLKVEGVRECGELLVVALADGRERHVFGRRTLPEMDLASAACAIQNMWLAARAEGLGMGWVSLFDVDALRTLLRMPDGAKPIAVLCVGHVDAFYAKPMLEAERWAARMPIEACLFENGWDDPAAIDGAGSAAAPAGVASETKHTPDAMRDGPSERIA comes from the coding sequence ATGCGTTTCGACGATTCAGACATCGCCGCCGTCTACCGTGCCATCTTCGAACGGCGCGACATGCGCCACTTCACGCCGGCGCCCGTCGATCCGGCCGTGCTCGCGCGGCTGCTGCGCGCGGCGCACCATGCGCCGAGCGTCGGTTTCATGCAGCCGTGGCGCTTCATCCGCATCACCGATCCCGCCCTGCGCACCTCGATCCACGCACTGGTCGAGGCCGAACGCCGCGCGACCGCCGACGCGCTCGGCGAGCGCCAGGACGAATTCATGCGGCTGAAGGTGGAAGGCGTGCGCGAATGCGGCGAGTTGCTGGTCGTCGCGCTCGCCGACGGCCGCGAACGCCACGTATTCGGCCGCCGCACGCTGCCGGAGATGGATCTGGCCTCCGCCGCGTGCGCGATCCAGAACATGTGGCTGGCCGCGCGCGCGGAAGGGCTCGGGATGGGCTGGGTGTCGCTGTTCGACGTCGATGCGCTGCGCACGCTGCTGCGGATGCCCGACGGCGCGAAGCCGATCGCCGTGCTGTGCGTCGGCCACGTCGACGCGTTCTATGCGAAGCCGATGCTCGAAGCAGAGCGCTGGGCCGCGCGGATGCCGATCGAAGCCTGCCTGTTCGAGAACGGCTGGGACGATCCGGCGGCGATCGATGGGGCCGGATCGGCTGCGGCGCCAGCGGGGGTGGCCAGCGAAACGAAGCACACGCCGGACGCGATGCGCGACGGGCCGTCCGAACGCATCGCGTGA
- a CDS encoding 2-hydroxyacid dehydrogenase, with the protein MRVILFSSRQYDDDSFTAANRQFGYRLHFQPSHLDAETAILAHGYDVVCPFVNDTVDAAVLERLADGGTRLIALRSAGFNHVDLAAAERLGITVVRVPAYSPHAVAEHAVALILALNRRLPRAVARTREGDFSLNGLLGFDLHGKTVGVIGTGIIGSVFAKIMMGFGMHVLAHSVPPYNDELIAFGARYVELDELLRHADIVSLHCPLLPSTHHLINERTLARMKHGAMLINTGRGGLVDAQALVDALKSGQLGHLGLDVYEEESGLFFEDHSDLPLQDDVLARLLTFPNVIVTSHQAFFTREALAEIAHTTLLNIEAWHAGTPQNVVTANR; encoded by the coding sequence GTGCGCGTGATCCTGTTCAGCAGCCGTCAGTACGACGACGATTCGTTCACCGCCGCCAACCGGCAGTTCGGCTATCGGCTGCACTTCCAGCCGTCGCACCTCGACGCGGAAACCGCGATCCTCGCGCACGGCTATGACGTCGTCTGCCCGTTCGTCAACGACACCGTCGACGCGGCCGTGCTCGAACGGCTCGCCGACGGCGGCACGCGGCTGATCGCACTGCGCTCGGCGGGCTTCAACCATGTCGACCTCGCCGCCGCCGAACGGCTCGGCATCACGGTCGTGCGCGTGCCCGCGTATTCGCCGCATGCGGTCGCCGAACACGCGGTCGCGCTGATCCTCGCGCTCAATCGCCGCCTGCCGCGCGCGGTCGCCCGCACCCGCGAAGGCGACTTCTCGCTGAACGGCCTGCTGGGCTTCGACCTTCACGGCAAGACCGTCGGCGTGATAGGCACCGGCATCATCGGCAGCGTGTTCGCGAAGATCATGATGGGCTTCGGGATGCACGTGCTCGCGCATTCGGTGCCGCCGTACAACGACGAGCTGATCGCGTTCGGCGCGCGCTACGTCGAGCTCGACGAGCTGCTGCGTCATGCCGACATCGTCAGCCTGCATTGCCCGCTGCTGCCGTCGACACACCACCTGATCAACGAGCGGACGCTCGCGCGGATGAAGCACGGCGCGATGCTGATCAACACCGGGCGTGGCGGCCTCGTCGATGCGCAGGCACTGGTCGACGCGCTCAAGAGCGGCCAGCTCGGCCATCTCGGGCTCGACGTGTACGAGGAGGAGAGCGGGCTCTTCTTCGAGGATCACTCCGACCTGCCGCTGCAGGACGACGTGCTCGCGCGCCTGCTGACGTTCCCGAACGTGATCGTCACATCGCACCAGGCGTTCTTCACGCGCGAGGCGCTGGCCGAGATCGCGCACACGACGCTGCTGAACATCGAGGCGTGGCATGCGGGCACGCCGCAGAACGTCGTGACCGCAAACCGTTGA